A single Rhodothermales bacterium DNA region contains:
- the rsgA gene encoding ribosome small subunit-dependent GTPase A — MDDETVPCKVRGKFRLSAGGETSPVVVGDRVVLRRNADDTGLIVGIGERSRSLVRRAAGRRIGKAHVIATNIDFAWVVQAWDLPKFNPGFVDRFLVMAATNSLPAGIVINKVDLVDGRIDKQALKAWTRVYEELGYPVLAVSAQTGKGLRKLRKALRDKISVVAGPSGVGKTTLLNTISPGLDLRTGEISAATGKGTHTTTVASLHPLEQGGFVVDTPGLREYGLIGLDPPHLSHYFPEMVPLIPHCRFPNCTHDHEPGCAVKEAVDEGRLNIERYDSYLGMLYSLHLGDADVGR; from the coding sequence GTGGATGACGAAACCGTGCCGTGCAAAGTGCGCGGCAAGTTCAGGCTTTCCGCAGGAGGAGAGACCAGCCCCGTCGTTGTGGGCGACCGGGTTGTCTTGCGGCGAAATGCAGATGACACCGGCTTGATCGTCGGAATCGGTGAGCGGAGCCGCAGCCTGGTGCGCCGCGCGGCCGGCAGGCGGATCGGCAAGGCTCACGTGATTGCCACGAACATCGATTTCGCCTGGGTAGTGCAGGCGTGGGACCTTCCAAAGTTCAATCCGGGGTTTGTCGATCGATTCCTGGTCATGGCCGCTACCAATTCCTTGCCAGCCGGCATTGTGATCAACAAGGTCGATCTGGTCGATGGGCGCATCGACAAACAGGCGCTCAAAGCCTGGACTCGGGTCTATGAGGAGTTGGGTTACCCGGTGCTCGCCGTAAGTGCACAGACCGGGAAAGGCCTGCGCAAGCTGAGGAAGGCGCTTCGAGACAAAATTTCAGTCGTGGCAGGCCCCTCCGGAGTCGGAAAGACCACCTTGTTGAACACGATCAGCCCTGGACTGGATCTGCGCACGGGAGAGATCAGTGCCGCGACCGGGAAGGGTACGCACACGACTACCGTCGCGTCCCTGCACCCGCTCGAGCAGGGGGGCTTTGTAGTCGACACCCCGGGGCTTCGCGAATATGGACTAATCGGGCTGGACCCGCCCCACCTGTCGCACTACTTCCCGGAGATGGTGCCGCTGATTCCCCACTGCCGATTCCCCAATTGCACCCACGACCATGAGCCCGGCTGCGCGGTCAAGGAAGCGGTCGATGAGGGGCGCCTGAATATCGAGCGCTACGACTCCTATCTGGGCATGCTTTATTCGCTACACCTGGGAGACGCAGACGTGGGTAGGTGA
- a CDS encoding response regulator, translating into MQSAPSISQAPSELLVVSFDPDTGDAAPNDEWIELVGPADDPFRHLSAEDENLARELVQKARSGRMTTGQVLFVADGPRQRTVLLHFMPVHLSDREEGLPVLITGELLELSESVNPAQTEQARMANLGQMTMGVAHNFNNLLSGIMGHTELMRAALSRDLDRELLSEHVASIEQAASDGNHMIKKLQRHLRQEEKTAHVPLDLSGLIQDCVVFTRPYWYNEPRIQGRAIMVEQDLDSVPAILGSASDIRDVLVNLILNAVQAMPQGGIITVRTRLVQGRVRLSVADTGTGMSADVLAQVFDLGYTTKQEGNGVGLAVAREKIRGHKGDILVESALGEGTTFTLDLPADTDDEVAPVRTTKQEHQSGLRVLVVDDEDRVRTVLGKLLTLKGHEVVDAPSGPAGLEILQNGRFDVIITDRAMPEMDGREFARRAHEMTPHTPIILLTGDTFAGGTDETISTVLAKPCKIDTLTAAIRELVPATV; encoded by the coding sequence ATGCAGTCCGCCCCCTCGATCTCGCAGGCACCCTCCGAGCTTCTGGTCGTCTCCTTCGATCCGGATACGGGCGATGCGGCCCCGAACGATGAGTGGATAGAGCTCGTCGGACCCGCAGACGACCCCTTCCGGCACCTCAGTGCCGAGGACGAGAATCTGGCTCGGGAGCTGGTGCAAAAAGCACGATCGGGCCGGATGACGACCGGTCAGGTCCTTTTCGTCGCCGATGGTCCCAGACAACGCACGGTGCTCCTCCACTTCATGCCGGTGCACCTGAGTGATCGGGAGGAAGGACTGCCGGTCCTGATCACGGGCGAACTGCTCGAACTGTCAGAATCCGTCAATCCGGCGCAGACCGAGCAGGCCCGCATGGCCAATCTTGGCCAGATGACGATGGGCGTCGCCCACAATTTCAACAACCTGCTCAGCGGCATCATGGGGCACACGGAGCTCATGCGCGCCGCCCTGAGCCGAGACCTTGACCGCGAGCTCCTGTCGGAGCACGTCGCCTCCATCGAGCAGGCTGCCTCCGACGGCAACCACATGATCAAGAAGCTGCAGAGACATCTGCGGCAGGAGGAGAAGACGGCCCACGTGCCCCTTGATCTGTCGGGGCTCATCCAGGACTGTGTGGTGTTTACCAGACCGTACTGGTACAACGAGCCGCGTATCCAGGGTCGCGCCATCATGGTGGAGCAGGATCTCGACAGTGTTCCAGCAATCCTGGGATCAGCTTCGGACATCCGGGATGTCCTTGTGAACCTGATTCTGAACGCGGTTCAGGCGATGCCGCAGGGTGGCATCATCACCGTGCGCACCCGTCTTGTGCAGGGCCGCGTGCGCCTGTCGGTCGCCGACACCGGAACCGGAATGAGCGCTGACGTGCTGGCGCAGGTGTTCGACCTCGGATACACCACCAAACAGGAGGGCAACGGCGTCGGGCTCGCGGTGGCTCGCGAGAAGATCCGCGGCCACAAGGGCGATATTCTGGTCGAAAGCGCTCTCGGCGAAGGCACCACGTTTACGCTGGATCTGCCAGCTGATACGGACGATGAGGTCGCGCCGGTCAGGACCACTAAGCAGGAGCACCAGTCCGGGCTGCGCGTCTTGGTCGTGGATGACGAGGATCGTGTACGCACCGTGCTGGGCAAGCTGCTCACATTGAAAGGTCACGAGGTGGTGGACGCTCCGTCAGGCCCCGCAGGCCTCGAGATCCTGCAGAATGGCAGGTTTGATGTCATTATTACAGATCGGGCGATGCCGGAGATGGATGGCCGTGAATTCGCCCGGCGGGCGCACGAAATGACGCCGCATACCCCGATCATTCTCCTCACAGGGGACACGTTCGCCGGTGGTACGGACGAGACCATCTCGACGGTGCTGGCCAAGCCTTGCAAGATCGATACCCTGACCGCGGCAATCCGCGAACTGGTCCCCGCCACAGTCTGA
- the lon gene encoding endopeptidase La: MIPDFLRLIDEDPEQSIPLPTPDEEKEMSMSDVPDVLPILALRNTVLFPGVVLPITVGRDTSLKLVKDAFSGNRLIGVVAQRAAETENPATGDLYDYGTVASILKLIKMPDGSKSIVIQGKRRFAITEYVSTDPYFKARVQPVNESAEADQVEIQARIRSIKELAIQIVNLSPNLPSEAAYAIQNIESPTFLIHFIASNLQIEVSEKQDLLETLPLIERADLVMKYLEKELQVLELSEEIRSRVKSDVDQQQREYLLRQQLKAIQEELGEAEGMGAEIGELRERAEKKALPETVRKQLNRELDKLARSNPASPDYAVTRNYVDWILDIPWEEYSEDQLDIKRAGVVLDEDHYGLQQVKQRILEYLAVLKLKGDMKAPILCFYGPPGVGKTSLGKSIARALGREFVRMSLGGVRDEAEIRGHRRTYVGALPGRIIQGLKKAGTANPVFMLDEVDKLGSDFRGDPSSALLEVLDPEQNNAFNDHYLEVDYDLSKVLFIATANYLEMIPPPLRDRMELIQITGYTQEEKLAIAKQYLVPRQRERNGLEDEQFELTDDAVRLIIDGYTRESGVRSLERTIGSVARGVAKKVAMDDSSGETVDAPDIESYLKARRYESEVAERVVVPGVATGLAWTPVGGDILFIEASVSRGSGRMILTGQLGDVMKESAQAALSYVKANADELGIPADAFRHWDLHVHVPAGAVPKDGPSAGVAMLSALVSIYTQRRVRHTVAMTGEITLRGLVLPVGGIKEKVLAAKRAGIKKVYLPEKNRKDVAEIEKDALKGISIEYLTRMEEILEHVLVKRPLKSPREFFKVPDSEKRKVMGGTPEMVVSAN, encoded by the coding sequence ATGATTCCGGACTTCCTTCGCCTGATCGACGAGGATCCCGAACAGAGTATTCCACTTCCTACTCCGGATGAGGAGAAGGAGATGAGCATGTCGGACGTACCCGACGTGCTCCCCATTCTTGCACTCAGAAATACAGTTCTCTTTCCCGGCGTCGTTCTGCCCATTACGGTGGGCCGCGACACCTCGCTGAAACTCGTCAAGGACGCGTTCTCGGGAAACCGCCTGATCGGCGTCGTAGCCCAGCGGGCTGCCGAAACCGAAAACCCGGCCACGGGAGACCTGTACGATTACGGCACGGTCGCAAGCATCCTGAAGCTGATCAAGATGCCGGACGGCTCCAAATCGATCGTCATCCAGGGCAAACGCCGGTTCGCGATCACCGAGTACGTTTCGACCGATCCGTACTTCAAGGCTCGTGTGCAACCGGTCAATGAGTCTGCCGAAGCAGATCAGGTAGAGATCCAGGCGCGCATCCGCTCCATCAAGGAACTGGCCATTCAGATAGTCAATCTGTCGCCGAATCTGCCCAGCGAGGCGGCCTACGCGATTCAGAACATCGAGTCGCCGACCTTCCTCATTCATTTCATCGCGTCCAACCTTCAGATCGAGGTTTCTGAAAAGCAGGACCTCCTGGAGACTCTGCCGCTCATCGAGCGCGCGGACCTCGTGATGAAATACCTCGAGAAGGAGCTCCAGGTGCTGGAGCTCTCCGAGGAGATCCGCTCCCGGGTCAAGAGCGACGTTGATCAGCAGCAGCGCGAGTATCTCCTGCGGCAACAACTCAAGGCCATCCAGGAGGAGTTGGGAGAGGCCGAAGGCATGGGGGCCGAGATTGGTGAGCTTCGCGAGCGCGCGGAGAAGAAGGCCCTGCCGGAAACCGTGCGCAAGCAGCTGAATCGCGAGCTGGACAAGCTCGCCCGCTCCAATCCGGCCTCGCCGGATTATGCGGTTACCCGCAACTACGTGGACTGGATTCTCGACATTCCCTGGGAGGAATACTCCGAGGATCAGCTGGACATCAAGCGCGCCGGCGTGGTGCTGGATGAGGACCACTACGGTCTCCAGCAGGTCAAGCAGCGCATTCTCGAGTACCTCGCCGTACTGAAGCTGAAGGGCGACATGAAGGCGCCCATCCTCTGCTTCTACGGTCCTCCCGGCGTTGGCAAGACGTCACTCGGCAAGAGCATTGCCCGCGCGCTTGGGCGTGAATTCGTGCGCATGAGCCTCGGCGGGGTGCGCGATGAGGCCGAGATCCGGGGGCATCGCCGCACCTATGTGGGCGCGCTTCCGGGACGCATCATTCAGGGCCTGAAAAAGGCCGGCACCGCGAATCCGGTGTTCATGCTGGACGAGGTAGACAAACTCGGCTCCGATTTCCGCGGAGACCCGTCGAGTGCGTTGCTCGAGGTCCTGGATCCCGAGCAGAACAATGCATTCAACGATCACTATCTGGAGGTCGACTACGACCTGTCGAAGGTGTTGTTTATCGCCACGGCCAACTACCTGGAGATGATTCCGCCGCCGCTGCGGGACCGCATGGAGCTGATCCAGATCACCGGCTACACCCAGGAGGAGAAGCTGGCGATTGCCAAACAATACCTGGTGCCTAGGCAGCGGGAGCGCAACGGCCTGGAGGACGAGCAGTTCGAACTCACGGACGATGCGGTCCGTCTCATCATCGACGGTTATACCCGAGAGTCCGGCGTGCGAAGCCTGGAGCGCACCATCGGCTCGGTGGCGCGTGGCGTGGCCAAGAAGGTCGCCATGGACGATTCCAGTGGCGAGACCGTGGATGCTCCGGACATCGAATCCTATCTCAAGGCCCGCCGCTATGAGTCCGAGGTCGCCGAGCGCGTCGTCGTGCCCGGAGTGGCCACCGGCCTGGCCTGGACGCCGGTTGGTGGGGACATCCTGTTTATCGAAGCGTCGGTTTCACGCGGCTCCGGCCGGATGATTCTGACCGGCCAGTTGGGTGACGTCATGAAGGAGTCCGCCCAAGCGGCTCTCTCCTACGTCAAGGCCAACGCTGACGAACTCGGCATTCCGGCAGACGCCTTCCGCCACTGGGACCTCCATGTGCACGTGCCGGCTGGTGCCGTGCCCAAGGACGGGCCGTCGGCCGGCGTGGCGATGCTGTCGGCATTGGTATCCATCTACACGCAGCGCCGGGTGCGACACACGGTCGCGATGACCGGGGAGATCACCCTTCGTGGCCTCGTGCTTCCGGTGGGCGGCATCAAGGAGAAGGTTCTGGCCGCCAAGCGCGCAGGAATCAAAAAGGTGTACCTGCCGGAGAAAAACCGAAAGGACGTGGCCGAGATCGAGAAGGACGCCCTCAAGGGGATCTCCATCGAGTATCTCACCCGGATGGAGGAAATCCTGGAGCATGTGCTGGTCAAGCGCCCGCTCAAGTCTCCCCGGGAGTTCTTCAAGGTGCCCGACAGCGAGAAGCGCAAGGTCATGGGCGGCACGCCGGAGATGGTGGTGAGCGCCAACTAG
- the topA gene encoding type I DNA topoisomerase, which produces MPHLVVVESPTKARTIRRFLPKEYRVEASMGHVRDLPASASQIPKRLKGESWSRLGVNVQDGFEPLYVVPPEKAKVVRELKEALKDADELYIATDEDREGESIGWHLLEVLKPKVPVKRMVFHEITEQAIREALDHTRSMDESLIEAQETRRVLDRLVGYTLSPLLWKKVAPKLSAGRVQSVAVRIIVNREKERIAFVPATYWNIDAKLQAANGAFDAALTHVADVRIAAGRDFDDDTGRLKADLTNGVDVLQLTEERAKELTAELEKAVWTVNSVESKTSTRSPAAPFITSTLQQEASRKLRLSARETMRVAQRLYEQGFITYMRTDSTNLSAEAMTAARKAIESRYGSDYLFNGGRTYANKVRNAQEAHEAIRPSGTAMKTADELKLSGVEGKLYDLIWKRTVASQMADARLRTVTVRIGAGEGDNACTFRASGRTIEFPGFMRAYVEGSDDPEAQLEDRESPLPAMSEGDNPKCTELEARGSETKPPARLTDASLIRILESEGIGRPSTYASIIDTIVNRGYVKRQGSQLVPTFTAFATTNLLESNFGQLVDVGFTAEMEQILDDIASGEKEPDQFLRQFYVGSDGLQTKVEEGLDKIDARAVSEIKLEPWQPYSVRVGRYGPYVEVQKNGNEDSTKASLPDDWTPGDVTVEKIEELIQAADEGDRVVGIHPEHNVPVLVCRGPYGYYVQLGEGDGDEKPKRISVPKGKDPETLELDTAVALLGLPRLVGNHPESGKEIHSNIGRYGPYVKHGSTFASLTPEDDVLTVDLDRALALIAKKESRNKALKTVGNHPEDDEPIELFEGRYGPYVKHGKVNASIPKGTDPDSVSVEQAVELLAARAARKKTKGRGRRKK; this is translated from the coding sequence ATGCCGCACCTGGTCGTCGTTGAGTCCCCCACCAAGGCCCGCACCATCCGACGCTTCCTGCCCAAGGAGTACCGCGTCGAAGCCAGCATGGGCCACGTCCGGGATCTCCCCGCATCGGCCAGCCAGATTCCGAAGCGTCTCAAGGGAGAATCCTGGTCCCGGCTCGGTGTCAATGTGCAGGATGGCTTCGAGCCGCTCTACGTGGTACCCCCGGAAAAAGCCAAGGTGGTTCGCGAGCTGAAGGAAGCGCTCAAGGATGCGGACGAACTCTATATCGCGACTGACGAAGACCGGGAAGGAGAGTCCATCGGCTGGCATCTGCTTGAGGTGCTCAAGCCCAAGGTGCCGGTCAAGCGCATGGTGTTCCACGAGATCACGGAGCAGGCGATTCGAGAGGCTCTCGATCACACCCGGTCGATGGACGAGTCGCTGATCGAGGCGCAGGAGACCCGACGGGTGCTGGACAGGCTGGTCGGGTATACGCTGTCGCCGCTGCTCTGGAAGAAGGTTGCCCCCAAGCTCTCGGCCGGCCGCGTGCAGAGCGTCGCCGTGCGCATCATCGTGAATCGCGAGAAGGAGCGCATCGCCTTCGTACCGGCCACCTACTGGAACATCGACGCCAAACTGCAGGCCGCGAACGGCGCGTTTGACGCTGCACTCACTCATGTTGCCGACGTGCGGATAGCTGCCGGACGCGACTTCGACGACGATACCGGGCGCCTGAAGGCGGACCTGACCAATGGAGTCGACGTGCTGCAGCTCACCGAGGAGCGCGCCAAAGAGCTGACCGCGGAGTTGGAGAAGGCGGTCTGGACCGTGAACTCCGTCGAGTCCAAGACGTCCACTCGGTCTCCTGCGGCGCCGTTCATTACCTCCACCCTGCAGCAGGAGGCGAGCCGCAAGCTTCGGCTGTCGGCCCGGGAGACGATGCGGGTGGCGCAGCGGCTGTACGAGCAGGGTTTCATTACGTACATGCGAACCGACTCGACCAACCTGTCTGCCGAAGCCATGACGGCGGCGCGCAAGGCCATCGAGTCACGATACGGTTCGGACTACCTGTTCAACGGCGGTCGTACGTACGCCAACAAGGTGCGCAACGCCCAGGAGGCTCACGAGGCCATCCGGCCGTCCGGTACGGCCATGAAGACGGCCGATGAACTCAAGCTGAGCGGTGTCGAAGGCAAGCTGTACGATTTGATCTGGAAGCGCACCGTCGCCTCCCAGATGGCCGATGCGCGCCTGCGCACGGTGACCGTTCGCATTGGAGCCGGCGAGGGCGACAACGCCTGCACCTTCCGCGCCTCAGGACGCACGATTGAATTCCCGGGCTTCATGCGCGCCTATGTGGAGGGCTCGGATGACCCGGAGGCCCAGCTGGAGGATCGCGAGTCCCCGCTTCCGGCCATGTCCGAGGGCGACAATCCGAAATGCACCGAACTGGAGGCCCGCGGCTCGGAGACGAAGCCGCCGGCTCGGCTCACGGACGCATCGCTCATCCGCATTCTCGAGAGTGAAGGAATCGGCCGCCCGAGTACCTACGCCTCCATCATCGACACCATCGTCAACCGCGGGTACGTGAAGCGGCAGGGCAGTCAGCTTGTGCCCACATTCACGGCGTTTGCGACCACGAATCTTCTCGAGAGCAACTTCGGTCAGCTGGTGGATGTCGGTTTCACGGCCGAGATGGAGCAGATTCTGGACGACATCGCCAGTGGCGAGAAAGAGCCGGATCAGTTCCTTCGCCAGTTTTATGTCGGCAGCGATGGACTGCAGACCAAGGTCGAGGAAGGGCTCGACAAGATCGACGCGCGTGCCGTGTCAGAAATCAAGCTCGAGCCCTGGCAGCCGTACAGCGTGCGAGTCGGCCGATACGGTCCGTACGTGGAGGTTCAGAAGAACGGCAACGAGGACTCGACAAAAGCCTCGCTGCCGGATGACTGGACCCCGGGAGACGTCACGGTCGAGAAGATCGAAGAGCTGATCCAGGCCGCCGACGAGGGCGATCGGGTCGTCGGAATCCACCCGGAGCACAACGTGCCGGTGCTCGTGTGCCGAGGCCCGTATGGCTACTACGTGCAGCTCGGGGAAGGGGACGGCGACGAGAAGCCCAAGCGAATCTCGGTTCCGAAGGGCAAGGATCCCGAGACCCTCGAGCTGGACACGGCCGTGGCGCTACTGGGTCTGCCCCGCCTGGTGGGCAACCACCCGGAGTCGGGGAAAGAGATTCACTCCAACATTGGTCGCTATGGTCCGTACGTCAAGCACGGATCCACCTTCGCGTCACTGACGCCGGAGGACGATGTGCTTACCGTGGACCTGGACCGGGCACTCGCCCTGATCGCCAAGAAGGAGTCGCGGAACAAGGCGCTGAAGACGGTGGGCAATCACCCGGAGGACGACGAGCCCATCGAGCTTTTCGAAGGGCGGTATGGCCCGTACGTGAAGCACGGCAAGGTAAACGCGTCAATCCCGAAGGGTACCGATCCGGATAGCGTGAGCGTGGAGCAGGCCGTCGAGCTGCTCGCAGCCCGCGCGGCGCGCAAGAAGACCAAAGGCCGCGGCCGGCGGAAGAAGTAG
- a CDS encoding pyruvate, phosphate dikinase: MTQRVFVFGGGKSEGDKSMKALLGGKGANLSEMSAIGLPVPPGFTISTECCRHYSETKGQWPEGLDADVREGVDHIAQAMGAGFGDRENPLLVSVRSGAAVSMPGMMDTVLNLGMNDDVVEGLAEKTGNHRFAYDAYRRFIDMFGDVVMGVHHEQFEHAMEALKQERGVENDVDLTADDLSELVDRYKAIYRKHTGYMFPDDPYEQLTLAVNAVFNSWDSDRALKYRNINKITGLIGTAVNVQAMVFGNMGPGSGTGVLFTRNPSTGENKLYGEFLVDAQGEDVVAGIRTPEDISRMAEEFPAAYRQLVEATQTLERHYKNMQDIEFTVQEGQLFLLQTRNGKRTGPAAVKIAVDLVKEGLVEKKDAVAGLVEPIHIDMLLHPRFEDVTAYADKVIAKGLPASPGAAVGQVVFSAEEAENRKAAGDRVILVRIETSPEDVGGMHAAEGILTSRGGMTSHAAVVARGWGKPCVAGCGDIVINYKTKSFTNGDVTVHEGDWLSINGSSGEVILDEQPLVKPEMTGEFAEFMSWVDGFRYMKVRTNADTPADAKAARDFGAQGIGLCRTEHMFFEGDRIDHVREMILAEDEKARRAALAKLLPVQKEDFLGIFRAMEGLPVTVRLLDPPLHEFLPHSAKEVTDMANKMGISEDAIRAKIDSLHEFNPMLGHRGCRLGITYPEITEMQARAIIEAAVELSQEGVDVLPEIMVPLIGTVEEFKNQKAVIQTTAAAVFKEKGASVDYMVGTMIEIPRACLTADKIAEEAEFFSYGTNDLTQMTFGYSRDDAGKFLPYYVEDKILVDDPFQSIDIEGVGQLVRVGTERGRSQRPLLKVGICGEHGGDPASVHFCHEVGLDYVSCSPFRVPIARLAAAQAYLASQEARG; this comes from the coding sequence ATGACCCAGCGGGTCTTCGTCTTCGGCGGAGGCAAGAGCGAAGGCGACAAGTCGATGAAAGCCCTGCTGGGTGGAAAGGGCGCCAACCTGTCTGAAATGAGCGCCATTGGTCTGCCGGTGCCTCCAGGATTCACCATCAGCACCGAGTGCTGCCGCCACTACAGCGAAACCAAAGGCCAATGGCCTGAAGGCCTTGACGCAGACGTGCGTGAGGGCGTGGATCACATCGCACAGGCGATGGGCGCAGGATTTGGCGACCGCGAAAATCCGCTGCTCGTATCAGTGCGCTCCGGTGCCGCGGTTTCGATGCCGGGCATGATGGACACGGTCCTGAACCTCGGCATGAACGACGACGTGGTCGAAGGACTGGCCGAGAAGACCGGCAACCATCGATTTGCCTACGACGCCTATCGCCGGTTCATCGACATGTTCGGTGACGTGGTTATGGGCGTGCACCACGAGCAGTTCGAGCACGCCATGGAGGCGCTCAAGCAGGAGCGCGGCGTCGAGAATGACGTGGATCTCACTGCGGACGATCTCAGCGAGCTGGTGGACCGCTACAAGGCCATCTATCGCAAGCACACGGGGTACATGTTCCCCGACGATCCCTACGAGCAACTGACGCTGGCCGTCAACGCCGTGTTCAACTCATGGGACAGCGACCGCGCGCTGAAGTACCGCAACATCAACAAGATCACCGGTCTGATCGGCACGGCGGTGAACGTGCAGGCGATGGTGTTCGGCAACATGGGTCCGGGCTCTGGCACGGGCGTGCTCTTCACGCGCAACCCCTCCACCGGCGAGAACAAGCTGTATGGGGAGTTTCTGGTCGACGCGCAGGGCGAAGATGTGGTGGCGGGCATCCGCACGCCCGAGGACATCTCCCGCATGGCCGAGGAGTTCCCGGCCGCGTATCGCCAGCTTGTTGAGGCTACCCAGACGCTGGAGCGCCACTACAAGAACATGCAGGACATTGAGTTCACGGTCCAGGAGGGCCAGCTCTTCCTGCTGCAGACGCGCAATGGCAAGCGCACGGGTCCGGCCGCCGTCAAGATTGCCGTCGACCTCGTGAAGGAAGGCCTAGTCGAGAAGAAGGACGCCGTTGCAGGTCTCGTGGAGCCGATCCACATCGACATGCTGCTGCATCCCCGCTTCGAGGACGTGACGGCCTATGCCGACAAGGTAATCGCCAAGGGGCTGCCTGCTTCTCCTGGCGCGGCTGTGGGCCAGGTGGTGTTCTCTGCTGAGGAGGCCGAGAACCGCAAGGCTGCCGGTGATCGCGTGATTCTGGTTCGCATTGAGACGAGCCCCGAGGACGTCGGCGGCATGCACGCCGCAGAAGGCATTCTCACCTCTCGAGGCGGCATGACCAGTCACGCGGCTGTTGTGGCGCGTGGATGGGGCAAGCCATGTGTAGCCGGCTGTGGTGACATCGTCATCAACTACAAGACCAAGTCCTTCACCAACGGCGACGTGACCGTGCATGAGGGCGATTGGCTCTCGATCAACGGCTCAAGCGGCGAGGTCATTCTGGACGAGCAGCCGCTCGTAAAGCCCGAAATGACCGGCGAGTTCGCCGAGTTCATGAGCTGGGTCGACGGCTTCCGCTACATGAAAGTGCGCACCAACGCGGACACGCCGGCAGACGCCAAGGCCGCTCGCGACTTCGGTGCACAGGGCATCGGTCTCTGCCGCACGGAGCACATGTTCTTCGAGGGAGACCGCATCGACCACGTCCGGGAGATGATCCTGGCCGAGGACGAGAAGGCGCGCCGCGCCGCCCTCGCCAAGCTGCTCCCGGTCCAGAAGGAAGACTTCCTGGGCATTTTCCGGGCGATGGAAGGATTGCCGGTGACGGTCCGTCTGCTGGATCCGCCGCTCCATGAGTTCCTCCCGCACTCCGCGAAGGAAGTCACGGACATGGCCAACAAGATGGGCATCTCCGAGGACGCGATTCGCGCCAAGATTGACTCGCTGCATGAGTTCAACCCCATGCTGGGTCACCGCGGCTGTCGCCTCGGGATCACCTATCCGGAGATCACCGAAATGCAGGCCCGCGCCATCATCGAGGCGGCTGTTGAGCTGAGCCAGGAGGGCGTCGATGTGCTGCCCGAGATCATGGTGCCGCTGATCGGTACCGTGGAGGAGTTCAAGAACCAGAAGGCGGTCATCCAGACCACGGCAGCCGCCGTGTTCAAGGAGAAGGGTGCCAGCGTGGACTACATGGTCGGTACCATGATCGAGATCCCGCGGGCATGTCTGACGGCCGACAAAATTGCTGAGGAGGCTGAGTTCTTCAGCTACGGCACGAACGATCTCACGCAGATGACCTTCGGGTACTCGCGTGACGATGCTGGCAAGTTCCTGCCGTACTACGTTGAGGACAAGATTCTGGTGGACGACCCGTTCCAGTCGATCGACATCGAGGGTGTCGGCCAGCTGGTGCGTGTCGGCACTGAGCGTGGTCGTTCGCAGCGTCCGCTCCTGAAGGTGGGCATCTGCGGCGAGCACGGTGGTGACCCGGCTTCGGTTCACTTCTGCCACGAGGTCGGCCTGGACTACGTGTCCTGCTCGCCCTTCCGCGTGCCGATTGCACGTCTGGCGGCTGCGCAGGCCTACCTGGCAAGCCAGGAGGCCCGCGGCTGA